In one Pseudoliparis swirei isolate HS2019 ecotype Mariana Trench chromosome 23, NWPU_hadal_v1, whole genome shotgun sequence genomic region, the following are encoded:
- the LOC130188591 gene encoding interferon-induced very large GTPase 1-like, with protein sequence NAQSKVKTHVHPMDVQMAVFHCSDSFLKQNMITKLSQCQYALPFLVPDPVTMEIHCPLWTFRQIRKTWKITEMKDNSNCVTMKSMPICKADTPLVSFLRLGSPSVSKSQLMNTLINDRHNTFFHRDCPGSTRSRHLMDGVAEIAWYFPAGKANDAFTDCIAFCNLHGDAVSVVQQRDILTDKSSVNVVLVPTLEQGDKSATVISALYKSPKPLIILISENDCGAVQMKKGKYKMGLKGRSQSDVSEELKKILVKILSGPHSSFQLESMAEVSGVKVDEDEEFCQKGKSAAMKMVDLLQKMDVSEIKDTYLSCQGKLWHEWCKINKELYHLKGNIELEKCQKQDKQEQIRQAQCNASCSKPMTVFIESLSSSSATEKEYFLKWTQILLDALSTDDLSSILQTYDEKWAELLALKKTKEQDKTAQLKRKQTELNEISTKVQSATFGLEHIFREMGQIYEAHAALEKQPKSDQTDWSKYPELAAEMMISGQPMELMDGDAGHVPLTWISGILDEVIKKLGDKRVFVLSVLGVQSSGKSTMLNAMFGLQFAVSAGRCTKGAFMQLMEVSEEIKKDFQFDYMLVVDTEGLRALELEGNTLQHDNELATFVVGLGNMTLINIFGENPAEMQDVLQIVVQAFMRMKKIKLSPSCMFVHQNVTDIAATEKNMDGKRRLLEKLDKMTQLAAKEEVCVAECFSDIIAFDVQKDVKYFAQLWEGSPPMAPPNPGYSESVQELKTIILSKASQSAGITLSQFKSKIKDLWNALMNEEFVFSFKNTLEVAAFRKLEVQYGNWTWSLRSKLETIKNGYLQKIGEGTLAEVKLSHLHKQSNETYEEIKNAMVTYFDDDTDKEMLVQWRGRFESKIKEFHDEQVKGVKRKLDEVIVQKCACRKLDAKKTEFENKLLEKSRELAHQLKDQNKDEKELEKQFNCVWRDLVKELIADTKPIEDIDYEEDQSTVLQELGFEYSLIDESRRSARYKEIAMAGDYTPYVSQTKHRDQCSTGQQCNTTGKGNSSTLGHTVSEFVSKTKEKVSNYFTERFPFKEQELLRSFIYDVEQQALDSIKGKPVATEGYSATHLQEVANNVKRRVTQFESQKKYALKKEFTVDLLLYVFHRAWSWLSESHKEFKVKNDAHSYVESKKEHYYSIFKTCCKGSSSAVVLGELICDKLKSSTVKAVCNRTSNDLANVMKSNFPAFNGNRSKFEKHMLKSLADKEDFNNFITYIRNPKEQAKSYIREAVQEYIFKDEKEKALETFKKNVEEVKKEVSGALLTATEKEKQRGKEGGLNMWVKEFVSLLEDELTFNTDCCQSFSDIKDFDFLKQEIEKGHVSIIEELNSLSLDEIKKFQLKPEQMHIDQLESYCWEKCPFCSAVCTNTVTNHDENHSVPFHRSSAVIGWHRTNTVEFAIEFCTTYVASDMSFHPTGDKKVSIPYRKYRTAGPPYDEWDITPDHSALEYWKWFVCQFEKKLEDHHKLKFQKSGQIPSQWKEYSKNQALKSLDNL encoded by the coding sequence AATGCTCAATCAAAAGTCAAGACTCACGTGCATCCAATGGACGTTCAAATGGCAGTATTTCACTGCTCAGACAGCTTTTTGAAGCAGAACATGATTACGAAGCTATCACAATGTCAGTACGCCTTACCTTTCCTTGTTCCTGACCCCGTCACAATGGAGATTCACTGTCCTCTGTGGACATTCAgacaaataagaaaaacatgGAAGATAACTGAAATGAAAGATAACTCAAACTGTGTCACCATGAAGAGTATGCCCATCTGCAAAGCGGACACACCCTTGGTGTCATTCCTCCGCCTGGGTTCACCATCCGTGTCTAAATCTCAGCTGATGAACACTTTGATCAACGATCGTCACAACACCTTCTTCCACAGAGACTGCCCAGGGAGCACCAGGTCTCGCCATCTGATGGATGGTGTGGCAGAGATTGCATGGTACTTCCCGGCTGGAAAAGCCAATGATGCCTTCACTGACTGCATTGCCTTCTGTAATCTTCATGGTGATGCTGTGTCAGTTGTTCAACAGCGTGACATACTGACTGACAAATCTTCAGTCAATGTTGTTCTTGTACCAACTCTGGAACAAGGTGACAAAAGCGCTACGGTTATCTCAGCCCTTTACAAGTCTCCAAAACCTCTCATTATTCTCATTTCTGAGAACGATTGTGGTGCTGTCCAGATGAAAAAGGGAAAATACAAAATGGGTTTAAAGGGTCGAAGCCAGTCAGATGTTTCTGAAGAACTGAAAAAAATCCTTGTAAAGATTTTGTCTGGACCACATTCATCCTTCCAGCTTGAATCCATGGCTGAAGTTTCTGGAGTCAAagtggatgaagatgaggaatTCTGCCAGAAAGGAAAATCTGCTGCAATGAAAATGGTGGACTTGCTTCAGAAGATGGATGTTTCAGAGATCAAAGATACATATCTTTCATGTCAAGGCAAACTGTGGCATGAATGGTGCAAAATCAACAAAGAGCTGTATCACCTCAAAGGAAACATTGAGCTTGAGAAATGTCAAAAGCAAGACAAACAGGAGCAAATACGTCAAGCTCAATGCAACGCTTCCTGTAGTAAACCGATGACAGTGTTCATTGAAAGCCTCTCATCTTCGTCAGCAACAGAAAAAGAGTATTTTCTGAAATGGACTCAGATCTTATTAGATGCCCTCTCCACAGACGATCTCTCTTCAATTCTCCAAACCTATGATGAAAAGTGGGCTGAGCTCTTGGCCTTGAAGAAAACGAAGGAGCAGGACAAGACTGCTCAGCTAAAAAGAAAGCAAACTGAGCTCAATGAAATATCAACAAAAGTGCAGTCAGCAACATTTGGCTTGGAGCACATCTTCAGAGAAATGGGACAGATCTATGAAGCTCATGCAGCTCTAGAGAAACAACCAAAGAGTGACCAGACTGACTGGTCTAAATACCCTGAGCTGGCTGCAGAGATGATGATATCAGGACAACCAATGGAGCTGATGGATGGTGATGCAGGTCATGTACCTTTAACATGGATCTCTGGTATTTTAGATGAAGTCATCAAGAAACTGGGAGAcaagagagtttttgttttgtcagTGTTAGGCGTACAAAGCAGTGGAAAATCAACCATGCTGAATGCCATGTTTGGGTTGCAGTTTGCAGTGAGTGCTGGCAGGTGCACCAAAGGTGCCTTCATGCAGCTGATGGAAGTGTCAGAGGAGATCAAGAAAGACTTTCAGTTCGACTACATGCTGGTGGTGGACACTGAAGGACTGCGTGCTCTTGAGTTGGAAGGTAACACTCTCCAACACGACAATGAACTGGCAACATTTGTGGTTGGTCTGGGCAACATGACACTGATCAACATCTTTGGAGAGAATCCGGCTGAGATGCAAGATGTTCTGCAGATTGTGGTTCAGGCTTTCATGAGGATGAAGAAAATTAAACTTTCTCCAAGTTGTATGTTTGTTCACCAGAATGTTACAGATATTGCTGCCACAGAGAAAAACATGGATGGGAAGCGACGGCTGCTAGAAAAACTGGACAAGATGACCCAACTAGCAGCCAAAGAGGAGGTTTGTGTTGCCGAGTGCTTCAGTGACATCATTGCATTTGATGTGCAGAAAGATGTGAAATACTTTGCCCAGCTTTGGGAGGGAAGTCCACCGATGGCTCCTCCAAATCCAGGTTATAGTGAGAGTGTCCAAGAGCTGAAGACCATCATCCTCTCAAAAGCTTCGCAGTCAGCTGGGATTACTCTCTCGCAGTTCAAAAGCAAAATTAAGGACCTGTGGAACGCCCTGATGAACGAAGAATTTGTTTTCAGTTTCAAAAACACACTTGAAGTTGCAGCGTTCAGAAAACTTGAGGTCCAGTATGGGAACTGGACCTGGAGCCTGAGGAGCAAGTTGGAGACCATTAAGAACGGGTATCTTCAGAAAATTGGAGAGGGAACACTTGCCGAGGTCAAGCTCAGTCATCTTCATAAACAATCAAATGAAACCTATGAGGAAATCAAAAACGCAATGGTAACATACTTTGATGATGACACAGACAAAGAAATGTTGGTTCAGTGGCGAGGCCGATTTGAAAGCAAAATCAAGGAGTTTCATGATGAACAAGTGAAAGGAGTTAAAAGAAAACTGGATGAAGTCATCGTGCAGAAATGTGCTTGTAGAAAGCTCGATGCTAAGAAGACAGAGTTTGAGAACAAGCTGCTAGAAAAGAGCAGAGAACTCGCTCATCAGTTAAAGGACCAGAACAAAGATGAAAAGGAACTTGAAAAGCAGTTCAACTGTGTTTGGAGGGACTTGGTTAAAGAACTAATTGCAGATACAAAACCTATTGAGGACATCGACTATGAAGAAGATCAATCAACAGtcctccaggagcttggttTTGAATATTCTCTCATCGATGAATCCAGAAGAAGTGCCAGATACAAAGAAATAGCAATGGCTGGTGATTACACTCCTTATGTATCTCAGACCAAGCATCGCGATCAGTGTAGCACAGGCCAACAATGTAACACTACAGGAAAGGGAAACAGTTCTACTCTCGGTCACACAGTCTCGGAATTTGTTtcaaaaacaaaggaaaaagtGAGCAATTACTTTACGGAGCGTTTTCCGTTTAAAGAACAGGAACTGCTCAGATCCTTCATTTACGACGTTGAACAACAGGCCCTTGACTCAATTAAGGGCAAACCTGTCGCTACAGAAGGCTACAGTGCAACTCACTTGCAAGAAGTGGCCAACAATGTAAAGCGAAGAGTGACACAATTTGAATCACAAAAGAAATATGCTCTAAAGAAGGAGTTCACAGTGGATCTCTTACTGTATGTATTTCACAGAGCATGGAGCTGGCTGTCAGAGTCCCACAAGGAATTCAAAGTGAAAAATGATGCACACTCCTATGTGGAAAGCAAGAAAGAGCACTACTACAGCATTTTCAAAACATGCTGCAAAGGAAGCTCATCTGCTGTTGTGCTTGGAGAACTGATCTGTGACAAGCTGAAGAGTTCCACTGTTAAGGCCGTCTGTAACAGGACTTCCAATGATCTCGCTAATGTGATGAAGAGCAATTTCCCAGCATTCAATGGGAACAGGTCCAAATTTGAGAAACATATGTTGAAGTCACTTGCAGACAAAGAGGACTTTAACAACTTCATCACCTACATCCGAAACCCAAAGGAGCAAGCTAAGTCATATATAAGAGAAGCAGTACAGGAATACATCTTCAAAGACGAAAAAGAGAAAGCACTGgaaacatttaagaaaaatgTTGAAGAAGTCAAAAAAGAGGTGAGTGGAGCTTTACTTACTGCAACAGAGAAGGAaaagcagagaggaaaagaaggaggccTAAACATGTGGGTGAAGGAATTTGTCAGTTTGCTAGAAGATGAGCTAACATTCAACACGGATTGTTGTCAAAGCTTCAGTGACATAAAGGACTTTGACTTTCTTAAACAAGAGATAGAGAAGGGTCACGTATCCATCATAGAGGAGTTGAACAGCCTCTCCCTGGATGAGATCAAGAAATTCCAGCTGAAGCCTGAGCAAATGCACATCGATCAACTGGAAAGCTACTGCTGGGAAAAGTGTCCGTTCTGTTCGGCCGTTTGCACCAACACCGTAACTAATCACGACGAGAACCACAGCGTGCCTTTTCATCGAAGTTCGGCAGTAATTGGTTGGCATAGAACAAACACTGTGGAATTTGCTATTGAGTTCTGCACAACATATGTTGCAAGTGATATGAGTTTCCACCCAACTGGTGATAAAAAAGTGAGCATTCCCTATAGAAAGTACCGAACTGCTGGCCCACCTTACGATGAATGGGACATTACGCCTGATCATTCTGCGCTGGAATATTGGAAATGGTTTGTGTGTCAATTTGAGAAGAAACTGGAGGACCACCATAAATTAAAATTCCAGAAGAGTGGTCAAATTCCAAGTCAGTGGAAAGAATACTCTAAGAATCAAGCTCTTAAAAGTTTGGATAATCTGTGA